tatatatattcatgtcatATAAgttggtttttaaataaaatgatgattttTCCCATGTGAGTTCATAGCTTGGTAAccgtttttttctttttgcaaattTGGAAAACCACACgtcataaaataagaaaaaaagcctttatctttattttgcaAAAGTCGAACACcacatagtttttttatagagaAATTCAAGATGTATaggtattattatttaatttgagaaAACCTAGAATCAGTTGGCTGGAAAAAGGTCCACCTACTCTGATCACCAGAGGTACTTCCAATTCGATTTGAGAAAAATCTGGAATTAATTCGCCAGAAAAAGGTCACCTGCTCCAATCACTAGAGGCACTTCCATCATGGATTCTTACCATGGTTGGCGGAGGAACGGATCGATTCCTAGTCAGACAGCCCGCACAAATAGTGTGAGAACTAGCCTCAGTAGCAGCACCATTGAGAAAACCAAGGGGCAAGTATTGCCTCTAGCAAAAGGTGGGGACTAGTCTCCAGGATTTGGCCGAGCATCATCAGAGCACATCGAgatctctcttttccttttgaaaaaagaaaaccctaaaaatccaacaattgtccaaaaataaataaataaataaaacaaaaatatatatattaaaaaaaattcaaatcccaAAAGCTCTGTAAACAAAAGGTGAAAAAACCAATACCTAAAGGTTGGCCTCCAAGATCTCTCTCCCTTTCGAAGAGGAAGACGCCgagaggaaaataaaaattgtattttaaaacataaaaattctaAACGCTAATAACgggcaaaataaaatattatcaaattaaataaaaataaggataTGGGTGATCAAACGGATCTCATTAAGTTACTAATCATATCAAAGaaggccaaaaaaaaattaatattcaataaaaataaggatGCGGGTGATCTAAGGGTTTTCATTGAGTTAGTAATCATATCAAAGAAAACACAGTCTAAAGATAcaactttattaattaaaaataaatcatcaataaataaataaataaacaatagcCAATGCCTAAATATCAAATGCCTATATGAAGATTGGAAGGGGCTAAAAGACGTGGGTGATCTAAGGACTCTCACTAAGTTAATAGTCATGTTAAAAAACACACTTTAAAAACACATCTTTATTacataacaataaatcataaaaactaataaaataaaaataaaaataaaaataaacaacaacaacaatcaataCCTAAATGCCAAATGACTGTCAATTAATTTGGAAGgggataaaatttatttaatgtgtgtatatatatattataataattttaattataacaacTATAATCTTTTCTCTATCAATATATATCCTTCATGGGATGATCAGTAAACATatcaaatttaagaaaaaatatcaCATTAATTTAAATCTCCACGTTACTCTTCTCCAAAACAccccttctttctttttattcattctGTTCATTTagaatatcaaaaacaaaataaaatgggGATTAAGGAATAATCCAATCCATCTTTATTCCCTGTCGAAATGCCTTCTGGAATATTTTCAAacttgtaaaattaaaaaaactaattaacaaaaagattttagtttattttattaaagaaaaaattaatcctGTACCTTATCCTAATATTCTCCCAGTTTTAAGtattaatttttgcaaattgaatcttaattctttcaatttataaatttgaaaccTTTTAACAACAAATTCCAGAATGAAGTACACACACAttaaaaattgtcaatttatcaaaaatttatattttcaatttttattatacaaAGAAATCTAAAAATCAAAGATAGACCACCTCCACATTAAAAAGATGATAATTATTCCCATACCAAGTTACACGGTGAAGTATCAACTTTCTCTTACAAACTTTAATTGAGGTGATTAGTTTGTCTACCTtctcaaaaatatgaaaataatgataataaatgctttttaattaattaattttaaaaaaataaaaaaatacatgtactaTTACATTTGTTCCTATATCAAAATCCCataaccaaataatcaatttctGACTATTAACACAGGCTCTTGACTATTATGtcgaatttataaaaaaattaaaaaaaaagtatatttctTTATGTTGTGCATCTTGGTAATTTGAcagaaaattataataaatatgaaaatacttgatttaattagaaaaaaaaaaaaattaaaactgccCTGCGGCATCTTTATCTGTTGACAAATTATGAAagtgattaaaatatattttctcaacaaaaaataaaataatttcaggTCCTTACAAAAGGCTAACGGGTCGGGTTTAGTGGAATTCGGAGCTCCACTAAAACCCTCAAAACcccaactctctctctctctctctctctctctctctctggttCTCAAAGCTCTCCCTTCCAGAGCTCCCACCAAGAAGGACCAGAGGTTCTTCCcctcaaggttttttttttctgataatTTCGTAAGGTCAAATCTCTAATTCATTCAAATTTTCCATTTTATGTGTTatttcatcattgttttgttaattcttctttaaattaattattttgtggtTCAATGCTTCTGATTTGATTCTTTgatataattttgatttcatttcttaACCTTTTAGATTTATggcattgatttctttttttctttcatattgcATCTTGTTATTGTTTACTTGTATTTGTAGCGAAAGATcaaattttgattgtttttaatgtatatacTCTTGAAAGAggatcaaaattatatatttatacatttgtGTAAAAAATTTCATGTGGTTGAATGCTATTATGTGCGATGTTGTTGCCTTTTTACTCACTGTTCTATGTTTAATGTTGACTTATGGACTCATTCATTTCActtaaacaaaatcatctttattttggtgccttttttttttattctatgtgGTACTTCGTAGACTCTACTGTGTGCaatcttcttcctttttatttttatttttatttttttgactatGGACCTATGGTAAATTTGTATAATGTCTGATTCTGACATTATACCAAAACCAAATGGGCCAACTAGTTGGAAATGTTTCTTCGGTATACATTTACATATGTAGAATACTGAGGCAATGGTAAATTTGAAAATCTTAGCAGGAGCTTTTCTTGGATTTACGATGTCTTGTTTTCAAGGTTTTAGAAGATCATTGGCATTGCAACTCAAGGAACTAGATGCTTGGAAGCAGGTCAGGCAAAGCTACTGCTGTAGGGCATTTAGAATGGATCAGCAGATTGTTGAATCTAGGGAGATTAGAAAACCATATTTGATGGGTTCGATGCTTGTAAGAATGTTTAGTGGTGAAGTATCAGCTTCAGAGCAAATGAATCTTATCAAGCAGTTGAGGGAAAGAACCAGTGCTCCGATAAAGGATGTCAAATCTTCCCTTGTTGCCTGTAATTGGGATATTGGCAAGCTATCGTCAAAACTATGCTCAAGTAAAGTTTTCTTTGGTTTCCTTGTTTTTTACATGTATTTTGTAATGCAGAGGCTGCTCAGAAGGACTTGAGGAAGAGAGGAGTGGTGCTTGCTTCAAAGAAGTCTTCACGGACTGCTGCAGAAGGTCTACTTGCAATTGCTCAAACTGAGAATAAGGTTGCTGTTATTGAGCTTAACTGTGAGACTGACTTTGTTGCAAGAAATGAGATATTTCAATACCTGGTTGGTAATGTTTCTAAATCTTAAGGTTTTGGCTTCATTATCAAATTGAATGTTCGGCATCTTCAAAACTTGCATGAGTTAACCAACTGTTATGTTTGTATTATCTTTTAGTTTCTGTTTATGTTTAATTACCACAGGCTTCATCCTTGGCAAGACTAGCTTTGTCATCCAAAAGCCCCACCCAGAAGATTCAAACACCATTGTCTTTTGATCCAGACTATTTTGAGGTATGACATGTTAGAATACTTAAGTGTTTTAGAGTGTCAACTTTTTTGGCACTaccttggtttttttaatttaattttattttattatgtgatGTTTCCTTGTAGaccccctaaaccctaaaaccttgTAGACCATTGTGAACAAGTATTGTTTTCTGTTATCATGGTTTGGTGTATttgttgaaattaatattttcttcttctccttaaaTATCTACCATTTGATGAATTACTTGCTACTCTTATTCTCTTCCTTTCTTTATTGCCTTCAATCTTAAATGGTTGGAAAAGTTTTGCTAGACCATTGCTTCACTTTCATGTATCTGATTTTGCATTTCTCTTCACTTGACTCCTTAAAGCTCCCTGAGGGTGTCTGGTTTAGGTTGGAATAAGTTGGAATAAGGTGAGTTCAACCTTTTGAAGTTTGGATTTCTGTTGGAGGGTTTGTCTCAAATTGAACAAATTTggctaattaaaataaacattttgccattaatgttattatattttcttaattaatgatTGGATACCATTTATCAATTATATTGTGTAAATAAAAAGCGATGCCTTTTCCAAAGTTAGTCTACATATGGTGCTTGGTTGCAGACAGCAGAACTAAACACCCAATTGGTGTTATGACATTAGCCAATGTGTCTTGTGCTTGATATAATTATGATTATGGTAAATTTTATAACTTCCTTTCAGAATATGGAGATTGTTTTAGATCATCCAAAATTTAGTGGGGAAACAACAGTGCAAAGTGCAATTACTGAAGTTTCTGCGATGGTTGGCGAGAATGTAAAACTGAGAAGAGGCTTTGCATTGTCCACATCTTCACATGGTGTTGTTTCCACCTATCTTCATACATGCCCAAAACCAGGTGCTGCTAATATGTTTCAAATTTTAGTCACATGGAAGGAAATTTCAATTTCATAAAAGCAATTCATGTATAGATAAGGTTTACTTTGGCTTTCTTAAAAGCAATTTCTGTTAACTTCAAGTGCCACATAGATGTTGTGGTTTtgtatttccaatttttttcttgcaaatatgttgcacaaaatttaACATTATTGATAATTTATGGTTTCATACTTCAGAAAGTTACTTGTGATTCAATAACTATACTCCTGATGTTTCTGTTCAATTGTGCTGTGTCTTCGTGCGTGGGTTTGTATTTACAGTTTATCAATTCAACTTGAGATGCTTTTTATTCTACATTGAAACATTAGAAATCTCATTGTTTTGCCATGTTAAAtgtgattttcttatttgtatTTCGCAGTAGTTGTATTTTATCCTCGCATTTTGAGTAGTAGTTAAAAGATCCTTGACAaattggtgtttttattttctcttggtTATTTATCGATTATGAATTTGGTAGTATTTATCATATTCTATCCTAAtgctattttgttaaatttagtTCAAATTAATATCTGGTCCCCTTTCTTTCAAGTCATAGTTGCTTTTCTGCTTCTACAAGTACTCCGCAAAAGTTATGGGTGTATAATAAATAGGTAAGACCCCTCATGGCATGATTTTCATCAGGTTTGGGCCGTATCGCTGGAATATTAACATTAGAAGCAAAAGACAGCAATGCTTCACTGGATGCTATTCACCGAGTTGGTTCGTCATTGGCAATGCATATAGTGGCTGCCAAGCCATTGTTTTTGTCTAAGGAAAGTGTTTCTTCTGCAGCATTAGACAGTGAGCGTGACATACTGAAAACTCAGGTAATTAACCTACTGGCCAAGGGTATGACTTCGCTTTTAAGGCATTTAGGAAAAAGAAATTACTCTAGCATCTTTGATTGTTAGATTTAGCAAGTTTTAACAGTGGGATGACACATGGTATAGTCCAAGTAGAGGGTTTCTAAGTTTCATGAAGTTGTGAGAATTCTGAAAAACCCAAAAACAATGTTCCTTGCTGGAGTTGTGGCCATGGCCTAAAATTGAGATAACTTTGTATAAACAAGATGCTTTCCTTTTAGGATTGGAATATATTTGATATGTTCTTTGGTTCCATTTCCCTTGAATGATTGATATGATTATGCAACTTTAAATACGTATTGCAAAATCATGTGTGGATTTTATTCATTATCGTGTTCTATAGGATTTTGCTTCAATCCTCTTGAATATTAATTTGATCAGCTTTCTTTGAAGTCTTTACCTGTCATCTTTCATTTTAGGCGGAAAGTTCTGGGAAATCTCAGATGGCTATTGAGAAGATGGTAGAAGGTCGTTTAAGGAAGTAttttgaagaagttgtgttaTTGGAGCAGAAGTTTGTTGTGAATGACAGTGTCAATATAAAGGTAAAAGCAACACTTGTAAATTCTCGTAATTGTACTCTAAAAATCACTCTGTTGTTAGCACTAAACAATACTTGTGTCAACTCATCTTGCTACACAGTTTATTTTTCCAATTCGGTCTTCCGTCtatcatttaattatgtttctgaatttgattttcaaaatattgatctaatttttgttaaatatttttatcatcttAAGTCACTGTTGAAGGATCTGTCCAAAGAAGTTGGCACAGACGTGGAGATCGGCAATTTTCTAAGAGTGGAAGTAGGAGAGGGAATCCAAAGGTAATGCTTCCAAATGTTCATTATTTTTCAGCTGTCAAGACTACATACACTACAACCATATCAATTAGGCATTCGAAGCTTTTCTTGACAGCAAATTAACAGTTATCAACATCACATCTCTTGTTTTATTTAGTGAAGAACTGCAAACTACAAATTTAAGACAATGTATTCTTTTCAATAAAGTcgtagtttatccatttttatataaaagaaaaaaattaggaCTATGTACAAGACCTGATTATTTATTACTTTCTGTTTTGACATGAGAAAGACAATTTTTGTTGTTTCGCATGTATTGGTTGGATTTCTGAATGCAATTGTTATCAATGAGAAAATCTTATTTCTGATGAATTGGTGCTCTTTTACTGCtggttaattttttgaatgaaagcTCAACTTTTCTGTCATGCTTGTGTTTCTGACAATGTTTTCGTTTgcaaattttgtaaattttataatttttttttctttgtttgcttATATACAGCTTCcagaaattaaacaaattcCATTGagttttcccaaaaaaaataaaaataaaaataaggcaaaattttactcatttattattaaattttttttaaagattttgagatttttatttttaaataaaaccttaATATTAAATCAGCCTAGGCTCTGACACAGTTATAAGACGCTTTTACGgactaaaattaaattttgattaataatccatgttaaattaaaattaaatattttaaaatgcctttgtttaaattaataatcaaaattaaatcttttcaactaattctgttttattttttatttttttcaaaattaattattaaatgtatttaattaaatacttaagaCTCTTTAAAAACAAGGTTTATAATGTgttttattggaaaaaaaaatactgctTATTCCCTACCACgcaaacccaaaccctaattaTGCCACTTGCCTTATTTTCCCTCAATTTCTCGTTGCGGCTTTCTCTTTGGTTTTCTCTCCTTATCTCAATCTCACAACCCGTGTCTGATAGTTTTCATGCTTGCAATGCTTCTAAGAAGACCtagatttacttattttgttggGAAAAGATTTTTCAGTAACAATGCCTTTGATCATGCTGTTGCTGAGCTAAATaaggtatatattttttgttattgtttttgtttagttattttGAATATGCTGGATTAGGGTGATTACATCATTGTTATTTCTggttgatttgtttgtttgattatctcgtttttttttttcaattaacaaGCTActgttataatttttcttaaaatttttctcaATACGCACAGCATTCAAATTGAAGATGAAATCATTTGGAAGGAGATACTAGATTATCTGTTATAgatgtgatttttgtttttctaagaAGAATTTATCTTATGTTAGTTGTCAAGTGAGACTCAGAATACGTCACAAGCTTTGCTTAGTCGGCCATTAATTCACACTCTCTCGAAGTCGAACTTGCAGGTTCGACTCCGAGAGAGTGCGAATTAAGTAAGACAAAAGGCTTAAGTCGTGGGTTCGACTCTAAGAGAATGCAAATTAATAGCCGACTAAGCAAAACAATAGTTGGATTGTGATGAGTTATGTTCTGGATCTCACTGAGATGGGCTGGTCTCTCACAGAAAAGAAATCTGTGTGACTgctatgagttttttttaaaaaaaattaatatctgTTACTCGTCTATTTGATGCTAAAAGAAGTAAGAAACTGTGTAATTCCTAGATGGTTGTTGGaatttataaatacaaaaaccaaataaaaagatTTGAAGGCTACCTAAGAAAACTAGAAGAATTAgaattgttaaaataaattaagacgaTACAAACCAAAAGAGAGAAATAGTGGATAAGACTACTTTTAAAATCCCATGTATCCCTACCAAAGATGCTTCTATGCTCTGGGAGTCATATAATCCCCTGTTTCAAAGTTGGAGTTTTCCAATTATTCTAATTTGTAACTGGATATATCATACTTCATTGAAAACATTCATGTTGGATTATTGGCAATATGTTTAAGATTCTGCTTGGTGGCTCAAGGcttagttatcttgattattttattgatcCTTTCATGTCCCCCAAATTGGATGCCACATGCCGGATTTGAACCAGTAACTTCTCCATTTGCAAAAGATGCACCCTTTATATAGCTAACTAGAGATATGGTAACACATTTGCTGATGAGAGTCATATAAATTTGAAGTAATTATTTGTTTGAAGTTTGCACTGTCATACAAAGTAAACCTGTTAGTTCTAGCTAGTTTAAAGTTTGGTATAAATTCACTATATAACTCAAGCACACAATTTTATTTCATGCCACACGAAATCAATATTGCAGGAGATGGAATTAATCTTCGGTGAAACTCCTTCGTCCAGTGTCATGGACTCAACATCAAGAACCCAAGAATCTCAAGTTACTACTTCTAGATTAGATGAAAGCCAGCAAAGCCTTTCTCATGTTGATATCTGTGGGCAAGCCAGTATGGTCGACATCTCTTCCAAAGCTGACAGCAAAAGAGTGGTTGTGGCTGGTTGCAGAGTTCTATTGGGAAAGAAAgcatttgatatggttgtagCCAATCAGATTGCCAAAGGAGATGTTTTCACTGTTGCAAAGATAGCTGGAATTAGTGTAGCAAAGCAGACTAGCAACCTCATCCCACTCTGTCATAACATCGGCCTCGCTCATGTTCAGCTTGATCTAACTCTGAATGAGAGAGACTATAGTGTGAATATAGAAGGGGAAGCTACAACAACAGGAAAAACCGGTGTGGAGATGGAAGCAATGACTGCAGTTACGGTAGCTGGTCTTACAATTTATGATATGTGTAAAGCTGTTTCAAAGGATATCAATATTACAGACATCCATCTTAAGCACAAAAGTGGAGGAAAAAGCGGTCACTGGTCCAAAAATTCATGAGATCTGTATCCGGGATAGTTTAAGTTCCCCTTGATGAACATAACCAAAAACTATATCAACTTGGAAAAAACTTTAGTATGAAGCCAGAGAGAGCAAACTGACAAAACTAGAAGACAAGAATAGAATCCTGACatcaataacaaataaaaaaagctaACATTGATCAAGAGCTAAGTGTTTCAAGTCTCTGTTTTCTCGAATGGTGAGATTTTAAGCAGCTGTTGTTGCAGAGAGGAATGCTTGCCCAGAATGTCGTTTCTCCAGTGGCCCATGGCATCCAAGAAGCTGAAACAATAGACCAGATCAGTAATTTATGATAACATTGCTTTCGAAAAGCCTAAGCACACAAAACTAATCATTGTTGTGCATTTTCAATGCAAGGGATGAGAAGAATGTAAAAACACAGCTAAAGTAGCAAGATCCCAAGTGTACAATAAACGGAGTATAATAGATTAACATGTGGTGGTAAGTGAAAGCCAAGAAGAAAATGTTGATATTCTGAATAATAGCACCATTAATACAAAATGACTATCATACATATGGACAGCATGGTGTGCATAATTTCAAAAACTCAAGCATCATACACAGCAACTGAATTAAAGCAAGGTTGTGGCTTTAGATAATATGATCCTTCATGGAGCATGCTTAAGGAACAGTTTATTTGTGGCaccattttgttattaatagcatgaatgaaaattattaaatgaacATATGAACATTTGCATTAACACAAGCACTAGGCTTTTAATGAGGGCCATGATACAACAACACACATGTAACATATGTACAGCACTTAACTAAGTTACAAGGATCCTGAAGTCGTCTTAAACTAGAGCTTAGAAGAATCCTGGTTAGATAGGGAACGGTAAAGAATGCGCATACACAACATTTGCCTAAAGTCATGTTCAATCTGAGGTCAACATGAATCTTTGAGTTGTCACATCAACATTTGCCTTAATTTAAGTAATCATCTTCTAATAGAGGATCCAATACAATGCATGTATTACATATCTAGTACCCCTACCATATTCAGAATCCTAAATATGGCTCCCTATAGGAGAAACAAGTTACTCATCAAGGAAACCAAAATGATGGCCTGCCATAAAAGGGCAATTTACATTGAAGATTCAAAACTAACCTTTGCATTAACACCATCAGGTACAATTCTGTTCTCACTCTTCCACTTCATGTAGTCAGTGCGGCTAAATTTGGTGAAGCCCCTGAAAATGACGATATTCATGTCATTTATCTTTAAAGGGAGACCAACTCAAGCTATTGTTCATGTAGATGGAGATTCAGCAACAGgttaatcaaaatcaaacattaTGTACATAGATTCATGAATTTTTAGCGGAACTTGAACTTGGCACGACGCAGGGCTTCTTGAGCACTGTTGCCATTGCTATCTTTGCAACGAACAGACAGAAGGACCTGACCAATGCTCACTCTAGCACAAGTTCCTAGAGGCTTTCCAAAAGCACCTCTCATTCCAGTCTGAAGCCTATCCGCTCCGGCACATGAAAGCATCTTATTGATGCGCAAGACATGGAAAGGATGAACTCTAACTCTTAGATGGAAAGCATCCTTTCCAGCAAACTTGGTCATGTATTTGTTGCACGCAATGCGAGCAGCCTCAAGTGCCTCACTGGAAACATTCTCCTTCTCCCAACTGACCAAATGAACACAGAAAGGAAACTCATCAActcccttcttcttcatcccgACATCATAGATCCTAATCTTTGGATCGGGAACACCACGACAATAACGGGATTTTGGGTACGGCTTATTCTTGATTTGACGATAGCATCTTGCAGGTCCTGCACATTAAAATCACCACTAAATTTAAATGTCTCCGAAGGTAAATCCTAAAAGCATAACTCTCTTGAAACTAAAAGCTACAACACAAGCTATCCAACTAATTTCACCATTGCCCCAATCAGTTCATCAAATCTTCTCATAcaacaaaatacatatataattctaataaattaatacaaatcTAAGACACCAATACCATAATCATTGCATAGCATGTGCCACACATAACATAGAGAATAAGACTTATTTCACTAATTAGTACGGACATACTAACCAGTGTACTACTTttccatataaaaattttatccatggaaaaaactaataaatctgGTCCAAAATtttcccaataaaaaaaaaaaataaaaaaaaaaaaaaaaataaaaaaaaaatcaaagagttCCATTCCAAAAAcattttttccccttctttaCAACTATAAATCTGAGAAGTTCCCACCAAATGCTAATATAACACTAGCAGGGTTGCATCAACAGAATAgcaattttaaaacatataggAACCTAATATTACAATAGTTTccataacttaataataataataattaaaaaaaaaaccctaaaagtTCAATGCTTATTCGAAATCGATTGTCATAGGTAAACTATAAGATGATTTTCCAATGCTAAATCTAATTTAAAGCTAAAACTAGATTTACCCAAAGGAAAAAAGTTCTACCAGCCATGTGATCTCAGCACTAACAAAAGGTAACAATCATAAActcatgaaaatgaaaaaatcagACAAAAACTTGTGATTTCTCATACcaacaaacacaacatttaaaacaaaaaacacacacacacacacacaccagcctaaaccctaaaccctacacaacaacaacaacaacaacaacaacaacaacaatgaaaacGAAAGAGAATGAGAAATCGAAACGGGAACCATAATCGAGGGAAGTTGAGATAAAAAGCTGCATACTTCTACATATGGCGACGA
The DNA window shown above is from Dioscorea cayenensis subsp. rotundata cultivar TDr96_F1 chromosome 12, TDr96_F1_v2_PseudoChromosome.rev07_lg8_w22 25.fasta, whole genome shotgun sequence and carries:
- the LOC120273593 gene encoding cyclic pyranopterin monophosphate synthase, mitochondrial-like, producing MLAMLLRRPRFTYFVGKRFFSNNAFDHAVAELNKEMELIFGETPSSSVMDSTSRTQESQVTTSRLDESQQSLSHVDICGQASMVDISSKADSKRVVVAGCRVLLGKKAFDMVVANQIAKGDVFTVAKIAGISVAKQTSNLIPLCHNIGLAHVQLDLTLNERDYSVNIEGEATTTGKTGVEMEAMTAVTVAGLTIYDMCKAVSKDINITDIHLKHKSGGKSGHWSKNS
- the LOC120273594 gene encoding 60S ribosomal protein L10-like; translation: MKKKGVDEFPFCVHLVSWEKENVSSEALEAARIACNKYMTKFAGKDAFHLRVRVHPFHVLRINKMLSCAGADRLQTGMRGAFGKPLGTCARVSIGQVLLSVRCKDSNGNSAQEALRRAKFKGFTKFSRTDYMKWKSENRIVPDGVNAKLLGCHGPLEKRHSGQAFLSATTAA
- the LOC120273591 gene encoding elongation factor Ts, mitochondrial-like, producing the protein MSCFQGFRRSLALQLKELDAWKQVRQSYCCRAFRMDQQIVESREIRKPYLMGSMLVRMFSGEVSASEQMNLIKQLRERTSAPIKDVKSSLVACNWDIEAAQKDLRKRGVVLASKKSSRTAAEGLLAIAQTENKVAVIELNCETDFVARNEIFQYLASSLARLALSSKSPTQKIQTPLSFDPDYFENMEIVLDHPKFSGETTVQSAITEVSAMVGENVKLRRGFALSTSSHGVVSTYLHTCPKPGLGRIAGILTLEAKDSNASLDAIHRVGSSLAMHIVAAKPLFLSKESVSSAALDSERDILKTQAESSGKSQMAIEKMVEGRLRKYFEEVVLLEQKFVVNDSVNIKSLLKDLSKEVGTDVEIGNFLRVEVGEGIQR